The following are encoded together in the Drosophila biarmipes strain raj3 chromosome 3L, RU_DBia_V1.1, whole genome shotgun sequence genome:
- the LOC108028418 gene encoding rho-related BTB domain-containing protein 1 isoform X1 → MPKMDNEQPHQELVKCVLVGDTAVGKTRLICARACNKHVSLSQLLSTHVPTVWAIDQYRIYKDVLERSWEVVDGVNVSLRLWDTFGDHDKDRRFAYGRSDVVLLCFSIASPISLRNCKMMWYPEIRRFCPDVPVILVGCKNDLRYMYRDENYLSYFGEKGTFVRAALKSDLVMPDEARAVAKELGVAYYETSVFTYFGVNEVFENAIRSALIARRQQRFWMTNLKKVQKPLLQAPFRPPKPPPPEVTVMVGHYRQDIYNMFLSQAYTDLVLVGAGGTKFAVHRFMLAAASSIFQRLLSTELTDMGGRSSSESSMVSSTFGEATIADFNDDTESLIRYESRTQRSMWEHLKRRSSYQALPLMESKRSNDLYRELHHPVLQSIRLVHVENQRGVNGLQTIVTLSKLISPQALHQCLRFIYTGTIDKDCNNLQEIREAADLLELPQLTQLLSRPQAVMETSSDEPNPHICLRIKESMERHCIGDGCFSDVTFELDDGLMKAHRAVLVGRCDVMRAMLLGDFREAHSNVIVFPGVTIYTFHKLLCYLYTDQIPPISAVKCLNLLELANRLCLPRLLNLVECRVIEDLTLISQNETNETVDHCLKLLEPVKLHNAHQLAEWCMSYLCVNYNLICKFSLKGLKALHQDNQEYLREHRWPPVWYLKDYDYYQRCLNELNKELKLKSSRRESPSDDEGCLCFTGVFSCWLLGKSKRSGDASGGTAENSNADNQIFNSAGNSINHIDLEADMDLNL, encoded by the exons CTGTCCCAGCTACTTTCAACACATGTGCCGACCGTGTGGGCCATCGATCAGTATCGCATATATAAAGAT GTACTCGAGCGATCGTGGGAGGTGGTGGACGGAGTGAATGTCTCCCTTCGCCTCTGGGACACATTTGGTGACCACGACAAGGATCGACGTTTTGCCTATGGCAG ATCCGATGTGGTGCTGCTGTGCTTTTCCATTGCCAGTCCGATTTCCCTGCGCAACTGCAAGATGATGTGGTATCCGGAAATTCGCCGCTTCTGTCCGGATGTGCCCGTGATTCTAGTGGGCTGCAAGAACGACCTGCGCTACATGTACCGCGACGAGAACTATCTCTCGTATTTCGGCGAGAAGGGAACCTTTGTTCG GGCCGCATTGAAGAGTGACCTGGTGATGCCGGATGAGGCTCGCGCCGTGGCCAAGGAGCTGGGAGTGGCCTACTATGAGACCAGCGTCTTCACCTACTTTGGAGTGAACGAGGTCTTCGAGAATGCCATCCGATCCGCGTTGATTGCGCGCCGACAGCAGCGCTTCTGGATGACAAACCTGAAGAAGGTACAGAAGCCGCTGCTGCAGGCGCCGTTCCGGCCACCGAAGCCGCCACCACCAGAGGTCACCGTCATGGTGGGTCACTATCGGCAGGACATCTATAACATGTTCCTGTCGCAGGCCTACACCGACCTGGTCCTGGTCGGTGCGGGTGGTACCAAGTTCGCCGTGCACAGATTCATGCTGGCCGCCGCGTCCAGCATCTTCCAGCGCCTTTTGAGCACGGAGCTGACCGACATGGGCGGGCGGAGCAGCAGTGAGTCTAGCATGGTCAGCTCCACATTCGGGGAGGCCACCATTGCGGACTTCAATGACGACACTGAATCCTTGATTCGGTACGAATCACGCACACAACG TAGCATGTGGGAACATTTGAAGCGCCGCTCCAGTTATCAGGCGTTACCTCTGATGGAGTCCAAGCGGTCAAACGATTTGTACAGGGAGCTGCATCATCCGGTCCTGCAGAGCATTCGACTGGTGCACGTGGAGAACCAACGGGGTGTGAATGGCCTGCAGACAATCGTCACCCTCAGCAAACTCATCTCTCCACAAGCTTTGCATCAGTGCCTGAGATTTATTTATACTGGTACCATTGACAAGGATTGCAATAATCTGCAG GAAATTAGAGAAGCTGCCGATCTGCTAGAACTGCCGCAACTGACTCAGCTACTTTCGAGGCCTCAAGCCGTGATGGAAACCTCCAGCGATGAGCCAAATCCGCACATTTGTCTT cgcATAAAAGAAAGCATGGAAAGGCATTGTATTGGTGACGGTTGCTTCAGCGATGTCACCTTTGAACTGGACGACGGTTTAATGAAG GCACACCGGGCTGTGCTCGTGGGCCGTTGTGATGTCATGCGCGCTATGTTGCTGGGCGACTTCCGTGAGGCGCATTCCAATGTG ATCGTATTCCCTGGCGTTACAATTTACACATTCCACAAGTTGCTGTGCTACCTGTATACTGACCAGATTCCGCCAATCTCGGCCGTCAAGTGCCTCAATCTACTGGAGCTGGCCAACCGCCTATGCCTGCCGCGGCTGCTCAACCTGGTTGAGTGCCGCGTTATCGAAGATCTCACTCTGATTTCCCAGAACGAAACCAATGAAACGGTGGATCACTGTCTAAAGTTGCTGGAGCCAGTAAAG CTGCACAACGCACATCAGTTGGCCGAGTGGTGCATGTCGTACCTTTGCGTCAATTACAACCTTATTTGTAAGTTCTCACTCAAGGGCCTGAAGGCGCTGCACCAGGATAATCAGGAGTACTTGCGCGAGCACCGCTGGCCTCCAGTCTGGTATCTGAAGGACTACGACTACTATCAGCGCTGCCTGAACGAGCTGAACAAGGAGCTGAAGCTGAAGAGCTCAAGGCGCGAGTCGCCGAGCGATGACGAGGGCTGTCTGTGCTTCACAGGTG TATTCTCTTGCTGGCTGTTAGGTAAATCCAAGCGCAGCGGCGATGCGAGTGGGGGCACCGCCGAGAACAGCAATGCCGATAATCAGATCTTCAACAGCGCCGGCAACTCGATCAACCACATTGACCTGGAGGCAGACATGGACCTGAATCTCTGA
- the LOC108028418 gene encoding rho-related BTB domain-containing protein 1 isoform X4: MPKMDNEQPHQELVKCVLVGDTAVGKTRLICARACNKHVSLSQLLSTHVPTVWAIDQYRIYKDVLERSWEVVDGVNVSLRLWDTFGDHDKDRRFAYGRSDVVLLCFSIASPISLRNCKMMWYPEIRRFCPDVPVILVGCKNDLRYMYRDENYLSYFGEKGTFVRAALKSDLVMPDEARAVAKELGVAYYETSVFTYFGVNEVFENAIRSALIARRQQRFWMTNLKKVQKPLLQAPFRPPKPPPPEVTVMVGHYRQDIYNMFLSQAYTDLVLVGAGGTKFAVHRFMLAAASSIFQRLLSTELTDMGGRSSSESSMVSSTFGEATIADFNDDTESLIRYESRTQRMWEHLKRRSSYQALPLMESKRSNDLYRELHHPVLQSIRLVHVENQRGVNGLQTIVTLSKLISPQALHQCLRFIYTGTIDKDCNNLQEIREAADLLELPQLTQLLSRPQAVMETSSDEPNPHICLRIKESMERHCIGDGCFSDVTFELDDGLMKAHRAVLVGRCDVMRAMLLGDFREAHSNVIVFPGVTIYTFHKLLCYLYTDQIPPISAVKCLNLLELANRLCLPRLLNLVECRVIEDLTLISQNETNETVDHCLKLLEPVKLHNAHQLAEWCMSYLCVNYNLICKFSLKGLKALHQDNQEYLREHRWPPVWYLKDYDYYQRCLNELNKELKLKSSRRESPSDDEGCLCFTGGKSKRSGDASGGTAENSNADNQIFNSAGNSINHIDLEADMDLNL; this comes from the exons CTGTCCCAGCTACTTTCAACACATGTGCCGACCGTGTGGGCCATCGATCAGTATCGCATATATAAAGAT GTACTCGAGCGATCGTGGGAGGTGGTGGACGGAGTGAATGTCTCCCTTCGCCTCTGGGACACATTTGGTGACCACGACAAGGATCGACGTTTTGCCTATGGCAG ATCCGATGTGGTGCTGCTGTGCTTTTCCATTGCCAGTCCGATTTCCCTGCGCAACTGCAAGATGATGTGGTATCCGGAAATTCGCCGCTTCTGTCCGGATGTGCCCGTGATTCTAGTGGGCTGCAAGAACGACCTGCGCTACATGTACCGCGACGAGAACTATCTCTCGTATTTCGGCGAGAAGGGAACCTTTGTTCG GGCCGCATTGAAGAGTGACCTGGTGATGCCGGATGAGGCTCGCGCCGTGGCCAAGGAGCTGGGAGTGGCCTACTATGAGACCAGCGTCTTCACCTACTTTGGAGTGAACGAGGTCTTCGAGAATGCCATCCGATCCGCGTTGATTGCGCGCCGACAGCAGCGCTTCTGGATGACAAACCTGAAGAAGGTACAGAAGCCGCTGCTGCAGGCGCCGTTCCGGCCACCGAAGCCGCCACCACCAGAGGTCACCGTCATGGTGGGTCACTATCGGCAGGACATCTATAACATGTTCCTGTCGCAGGCCTACACCGACCTGGTCCTGGTCGGTGCGGGTGGTACCAAGTTCGCCGTGCACAGATTCATGCTGGCCGCCGCGTCCAGCATCTTCCAGCGCCTTTTGAGCACGGAGCTGACCGACATGGGCGGGCGGAGCAGCAGTGAGTCTAGCATGGTCAGCTCCACATTCGGGGAGGCCACCATTGCGGACTTCAATGACGACACTGAATCCTTGATTCGGTACGAATCACGCACACAACG CATGTGGGAACATTTGAAGCGCCGCTCCAGTTATCAGGCGTTACCTCTGATGGAGTCCAAGCGGTCAAACGATTTGTACAGGGAGCTGCATCATCCGGTCCTGCAGAGCATTCGACTGGTGCACGTGGAGAACCAACGGGGTGTGAATGGCCTGCAGACAATCGTCACCCTCAGCAAACTCATCTCTCCACAAGCTTTGCATCAGTGCCTGAGATTTATTTATACTGGTACCATTGACAAGGATTGCAATAATCTGCAG GAAATTAGAGAAGCTGCCGATCTGCTAGAACTGCCGCAACTGACTCAGCTACTTTCGAGGCCTCAAGCCGTGATGGAAACCTCCAGCGATGAGCCAAATCCGCACATTTGTCTT cgcATAAAAGAAAGCATGGAAAGGCATTGTATTGGTGACGGTTGCTTCAGCGATGTCACCTTTGAACTGGACGACGGTTTAATGAAG GCACACCGGGCTGTGCTCGTGGGCCGTTGTGATGTCATGCGCGCTATGTTGCTGGGCGACTTCCGTGAGGCGCATTCCAATGTG ATCGTATTCCCTGGCGTTACAATTTACACATTCCACAAGTTGCTGTGCTACCTGTATACTGACCAGATTCCGCCAATCTCGGCCGTCAAGTGCCTCAATCTACTGGAGCTGGCCAACCGCCTATGCCTGCCGCGGCTGCTCAACCTGGTTGAGTGCCGCGTTATCGAAGATCTCACTCTGATTTCCCAGAACGAAACCAATGAAACGGTGGATCACTGTCTAAAGTTGCTGGAGCCAGTAAAG CTGCACAACGCACATCAGTTGGCCGAGTGGTGCATGTCGTACCTTTGCGTCAATTACAACCTTATTTGTAAGTTCTCACTCAAGGGCCTGAAGGCGCTGCACCAGGATAATCAGGAGTACTTGCGCGAGCACCGCTGGCCTCCAGTCTGGTATCTGAAGGACTACGACTACTATCAGCGCTGCCTGAACGAGCTGAACAAGGAGCTGAAGCTGAAGAGCTCAAGGCGCGAGTCGCCGAGCGATGACGAGGGCTGTCTGTGCTTCACAGGTG GTAAATCCAAGCGCAGCGGCGATGCGAGTGGGGGCACCGCCGAGAACAGCAATGCCGATAATCAGATCTTCAACAGCGCCGGCAACTCGATCAACCACATTGACCTGGAGGCAGACATGGACCTGAATCTCTGA
- the LOC108028418 gene encoding rho-related BTB domain-containing protein 1 isoform X2 — protein MPKMDNEQPHQELVKCVLVGDTAVGKTRLICARACNKHVSLSQLLSTHVPTVWAIDQYRIYKDVLERSWEVVDGVNVSLRLWDTFGDHDKDRRFAYGRSDVVLLCFSIASPISLRNCKMMWYPEIRRFCPDVPVILVGCKNDLRYMYRDENYLSYFGEKGTFVRAALKSDLVMPDEARAVAKELGVAYYETSVFTYFGVNEVFENAIRSALIARRQQRFWMTNLKKVQKPLLQAPFRPPKPPPPEVTVMVGHYRQDIYNMFLSQAYTDLVLVGAGGTKFAVHRFMLAAASSIFQRLLSTELTDMGGRSSSESSMVSSTFGEATIADFNDDTESLIRYESRTQRMWEHLKRRSSYQALPLMESKRSNDLYRELHHPVLQSIRLVHVENQRGVNGLQTIVTLSKLISPQALHQCLRFIYTGTIDKDCNNLQEIREAADLLELPQLTQLLSRPQAVMETSSDEPNPHICLRIKESMERHCIGDGCFSDVTFELDDGLMKAHRAVLVGRCDVMRAMLLGDFREAHSNVIVFPGVTIYTFHKLLCYLYTDQIPPISAVKCLNLLELANRLCLPRLLNLVECRVIEDLTLISQNETNETVDHCLKLLEPVKLHNAHQLAEWCMSYLCVNYNLICKFSLKGLKALHQDNQEYLREHRWPPVWYLKDYDYYQRCLNELNKELKLKSSRRESPSDDEGCLCFTGVFSCWLLGKSKRSGDASGGTAENSNADNQIFNSAGNSINHIDLEADMDLNL, from the exons CTGTCCCAGCTACTTTCAACACATGTGCCGACCGTGTGGGCCATCGATCAGTATCGCATATATAAAGAT GTACTCGAGCGATCGTGGGAGGTGGTGGACGGAGTGAATGTCTCCCTTCGCCTCTGGGACACATTTGGTGACCACGACAAGGATCGACGTTTTGCCTATGGCAG ATCCGATGTGGTGCTGCTGTGCTTTTCCATTGCCAGTCCGATTTCCCTGCGCAACTGCAAGATGATGTGGTATCCGGAAATTCGCCGCTTCTGTCCGGATGTGCCCGTGATTCTAGTGGGCTGCAAGAACGACCTGCGCTACATGTACCGCGACGAGAACTATCTCTCGTATTTCGGCGAGAAGGGAACCTTTGTTCG GGCCGCATTGAAGAGTGACCTGGTGATGCCGGATGAGGCTCGCGCCGTGGCCAAGGAGCTGGGAGTGGCCTACTATGAGACCAGCGTCTTCACCTACTTTGGAGTGAACGAGGTCTTCGAGAATGCCATCCGATCCGCGTTGATTGCGCGCCGACAGCAGCGCTTCTGGATGACAAACCTGAAGAAGGTACAGAAGCCGCTGCTGCAGGCGCCGTTCCGGCCACCGAAGCCGCCACCACCAGAGGTCACCGTCATGGTGGGTCACTATCGGCAGGACATCTATAACATGTTCCTGTCGCAGGCCTACACCGACCTGGTCCTGGTCGGTGCGGGTGGTACCAAGTTCGCCGTGCACAGATTCATGCTGGCCGCCGCGTCCAGCATCTTCCAGCGCCTTTTGAGCACGGAGCTGACCGACATGGGCGGGCGGAGCAGCAGTGAGTCTAGCATGGTCAGCTCCACATTCGGGGAGGCCACCATTGCGGACTTCAATGACGACACTGAATCCTTGATTCGGTACGAATCACGCACACAACG CATGTGGGAACATTTGAAGCGCCGCTCCAGTTATCAGGCGTTACCTCTGATGGAGTCCAAGCGGTCAAACGATTTGTACAGGGAGCTGCATCATCCGGTCCTGCAGAGCATTCGACTGGTGCACGTGGAGAACCAACGGGGTGTGAATGGCCTGCAGACAATCGTCACCCTCAGCAAACTCATCTCTCCACAAGCTTTGCATCAGTGCCTGAGATTTATTTATACTGGTACCATTGACAAGGATTGCAATAATCTGCAG GAAATTAGAGAAGCTGCCGATCTGCTAGAACTGCCGCAACTGACTCAGCTACTTTCGAGGCCTCAAGCCGTGATGGAAACCTCCAGCGATGAGCCAAATCCGCACATTTGTCTT cgcATAAAAGAAAGCATGGAAAGGCATTGTATTGGTGACGGTTGCTTCAGCGATGTCACCTTTGAACTGGACGACGGTTTAATGAAG GCACACCGGGCTGTGCTCGTGGGCCGTTGTGATGTCATGCGCGCTATGTTGCTGGGCGACTTCCGTGAGGCGCATTCCAATGTG ATCGTATTCCCTGGCGTTACAATTTACACATTCCACAAGTTGCTGTGCTACCTGTATACTGACCAGATTCCGCCAATCTCGGCCGTCAAGTGCCTCAATCTACTGGAGCTGGCCAACCGCCTATGCCTGCCGCGGCTGCTCAACCTGGTTGAGTGCCGCGTTATCGAAGATCTCACTCTGATTTCCCAGAACGAAACCAATGAAACGGTGGATCACTGTCTAAAGTTGCTGGAGCCAGTAAAG CTGCACAACGCACATCAGTTGGCCGAGTGGTGCATGTCGTACCTTTGCGTCAATTACAACCTTATTTGTAAGTTCTCACTCAAGGGCCTGAAGGCGCTGCACCAGGATAATCAGGAGTACTTGCGCGAGCACCGCTGGCCTCCAGTCTGGTATCTGAAGGACTACGACTACTATCAGCGCTGCCTGAACGAGCTGAACAAGGAGCTGAAGCTGAAGAGCTCAAGGCGCGAGTCGCCGAGCGATGACGAGGGCTGTCTGTGCTTCACAGGTG TATTCTCTTGCTGGCTGTTAGGTAAATCCAAGCGCAGCGGCGATGCGAGTGGGGGCACCGCCGAGAACAGCAATGCCGATAATCAGATCTTCAACAGCGCCGGCAACTCGATCAACCACATTGACCTGGAGGCAGACATGGACCTGAATCTCTGA
- the LOC108028418 gene encoding rho-related BTB domain-containing protein 1 isoform X3, producing MPKMDNEQPHQELVKCVLVGDTAVGKTRLICARACNKHVSLSQLLSTHVPTVWAIDQYRIYKDVLERSWEVVDGVNVSLRLWDTFGDHDKDRRFAYGRSDVVLLCFSIASPISLRNCKMMWYPEIRRFCPDVPVILVGCKNDLRYMYRDENYLSYFGEKGTFVRAALKSDLVMPDEARAVAKELGVAYYETSVFTYFGVNEVFENAIRSALIARRQQRFWMTNLKKVQKPLLQAPFRPPKPPPPEVTVMVGHYRQDIYNMFLSQAYTDLVLVGAGGTKFAVHRFMLAAASSIFQRLLSTELTDMGGRSSSESSMVSSTFGEATIADFNDDTESLIRYESRTQRSMWEHLKRRSSYQALPLMESKRSNDLYRELHHPVLQSIRLVHVENQRGVNGLQTIVTLSKLISPQALHQCLRFIYTGTIDKDCNNLQEIREAADLLELPQLTQLLSRPQAVMETSSDEPNPHICLRIKESMERHCIGDGCFSDVTFELDDGLMKAHRAVLVGRCDVMRAMLLGDFREAHSNVIVFPGVTIYTFHKLLCYLYTDQIPPISAVKCLNLLELANRLCLPRLLNLVECRVIEDLTLISQNETNETVDHCLKLLEPVKLHNAHQLAEWCMSYLCVNYNLICKFSLKGLKALHQDNQEYLREHRWPPVWYLKDYDYYQRCLNELNKELKLKSSRRESPSDDEGCLCFTGGKSKRSGDASGGTAENSNADNQIFNSAGNSINHIDLEADMDLNL from the exons CTGTCCCAGCTACTTTCAACACATGTGCCGACCGTGTGGGCCATCGATCAGTATCGCATATATAAAGAT GTACTCGAGCGATCGTGGGAGGTGGTGGACGGAGTGAATGTCTCCCTTCGCCTCTGGGACACATTTGGTGACCACGACAAGGATCGACGTTTTGCCTATGGCAG ATCCGATGTGGTGCTGCTGTGCTTTTCCATTGCCAGTCCGATTTCCCTGCGCAACTGCAAGATGATGTGGTATCCGGAAATTCGCCGCTTCTGTCCGGATGTGCCCGTGATTCTAGTGGGCTGCAAGAACGACCTGCGCTACATGTACCGCGACGAGAACTATCTCTCGTATTTCGGCGAGAAGGGAACCTTTGTTCG GGCCGCATTGAAGAGTGACCTGGTGATGCCGGATGAGGCTCGCGCCGTGGCCAAGGAGCTGGGAGTGGCCTACTATGAGACCAGCGTCTTCACCTACTTTGGAGTGAACGAGGTCTTCGAGAATGCCATCCGATCCGCGTTGATTGCGCGCCGACAGCAGCGCTTCTGGATGACAAACCTGAAGAAGGTACAGAAGCCGCTGCTGCAGGCGCCGTTCCGGCCACCGAAGCCGCCACCACCAGAGGTCACCGTCATGGTGGGTCACTATCGGCAGGACATCTATAACATGTTCCTGTCGCAGGCCTACACCGACCTGGTCCTGGTCGGTGCGGGTGGTACCAAGTTCGCCGTGCACAGATTCATGCTGGCCGCCGCGTCCAGCATCTTCCAGCGCCTTTTGAGCACGGAGCTGACCGACATGGGCGGGCGGAGCAGCAGTGAGTCTAGCATGGTCAGCTCCACATTCGGGGAGGCCACCATTGCGGACTTCAATGACGACACTGAATCCTTGATTCGGTACGAATCACGCACACAACG TAGCATGTGGGAACATTTGAAGCGCCGCTCCAGTTATCAGGCGTTACCTCTGATGGAGTCCAAGCGGTCAAACGATTTGTACAGGGAGCTGCATCATCCGGTCCTGCAGAGCATTCGACTGGTGCACGTGGAGAACCAACGGGGTGTGAATGGCCTGCAGACAATCGTCACCCTCAGCAAACTCATCTCTCCACAAGCTTTGCATCAGTGCCTGAGATTTATTTATACTGGTACCATTGACAAGGATTGCAATAATCTGCAG GAAATTAGAGAAGCTGCCGATCTGCTAGAACTGCCGCAACTGACTCAGCTACTTTCGAGGCCTCAAGCCGTGATGGAAACCTCCAGCGATGAGCCAAATCCGCACATTTGTCTT cgcATAAAAGAAAGCATGGAAAGGCATTGTATTGGTGACGGTTGCTTCAGCGATGTCACCTTTGAACTGGACGACGGTTTAATGAAG GCACACCGGGCTGTGCTCGTGGGCCGTTGTGATGTCATGCGCGCTATGTTGCTGGGCGACTTCCGTGAGGCGCATTCCAATGTG ATCGTATTCCCTGGCGTTACAATTTACACATTCCACAAGTTGCTGTGCTACCTGTATACTGACCAGATTCCGCCAATCTCGGCCGTCAAGTGCCTCAATCTACTGGAGCTGGCCAACCGCCTATGCCTGCCGCGGCTGCTCAACCTGGTTGAGTGCCGCGTTATCGAAGATCTCACTCTGATTTCCCAGAACGAAACCAATGAAACGGTGGATCACTGTCTAAAGTTGCTGGAGCCAGTAAAG CTGCACAACGCACATCAGTTGGCCGAGTGGTGCATGTCGTACCTTTGCGTCAATTACAACCTTATTTGTAAGTTCTCACTCAAGGGCCTGAAGGCGCTGCACCAGGATAATCAGGAGTACTTGCGCGAGCACCGCTGGCCTCCAGTCTGGTATCTGAAGGACTACGACTACTATCAGCGCTGCCTGAACGAGCTGAACAAGGAGCTGAAGCTGAAGAGCTCAAGGCGCGAGTCGCCGAGCGATGACGAGGGCTGTCTGTGCTTCACAGGTG GTAAATCCAAGCGCAGCGGCGATGCGAGTGGGGGCACCGCCGAGAACAGCAATGCCGATAATCAGATCTTCAACAGCGCCGGCAACTCGATCAACCACATTGACCTGGAGGCAGACATGGACCTGAATCTCTGA